The following are from one region of the Sulfurimicrobium lacus genome:
- the fabG gene encoding 3-oxoacyl-ACP reductase FabG, whose translation MLQGQIALVTGASRGIGQAVALDLGKNGATVIGTATSESGAEKISAYLKEAGVKGAGFALDVNDKAQVSAVLDAIQKQFGDIAILVNNAGITRDNLLMRMKEEEWDAIMETNLKSVFRMSQAVLRAMMKARYGRIVSIASVVGTMGNAGQTNYAAAKAGIIGFSKSLAREVGSRNITVNCVAPGFIDTDMTRALSDDQRNGLLTHIPLARLGTVDDIAASVTFLASPRAGYITGATMHVNGGMYMD comes from the coding sequence ATGCTGCAAGGACAAATTGCGCTGGTCACAGGCGCCAGCCGCGGGATTGGCCAGGCCGTGGCGCTGGATCTGGGCAAGAATGGTGCGACCGTGATCGGAACCGCCACCAGCGAAAGCGGCGCGGAAAAAATCTCGGCATACCTGAAGGAGGCCGGCGTCAAAGGTGCGGGCTTTGCCCTGGACGTCAACGACAAGGCGCAAGTGAGCGCCGTGCTGGATGCCATTCAGAAACAGTTCGGCGACATAGCCATCCTGGTCAACAATGCCGGCATTACCCGTGACAACCTCCTGATGCGCATGAAAGAGGAAGAGTGGGACGCGATCATGGAGACCAACCTCAAATCGGTATTCCGCATGAGCCAGGCCGTGCTGCGTGCGATGATGAAGGCGCGTTATGGCCGTATCGTCAGCATCGCTTCGGTGGTCGGCACCATGGGCAACGCCGGGCAAACCAATTACGCCGCCGCCAAGGCGGGCATTATCGGCTTTTCCAAATCGCTGGCACGCGAAGTGGGGAGCCGCAACATCACCGTCAACTGCGTTGCGCCCGGTTTTATCGATACCGACATGACGCGCGCGCTGTCGGATGATCAGCGCAACGGCCTGCTGACACACATTCCCCTGGCGCGTCTCGGGACCGTAGATGACATCGCCGCGAGCGTCACCTTCCTGGCTTCCCCGCGCGCGGGTTACATCACAGGCGCCACCATGCACGTCAATGGTGGCATGTATATGGATTAA
- the acpP gene encoding acyl carrier protein — MSDIELRVKKIVAEQLGVNEAEVKIESSFVDDLGADSLDTVELVMALEEEFDCEIPDEEAEKITTVKQAVDYINAHPK; from the coding sequence ATGAGCGATATCGAACTGCGTGTTAAGAAAATTGTGGCCGAGCAGCTGGGCGTGAATGAAGCTGAAGTCAAAATCGAGTCCTCCTTCGTGGACGATCTCGGTGCGGACTCCCTCGACACCGTGGAACTGGTGATGGCGCTGGAAGAAGAATTCGACTGCGAAATCCCTGATGAAGAAGCCGAAAAGATCACCACCGTGAAACAGGCTGTTGATTACATCAACGCCCACCCCAAGTAA